Proteins co-encoded in one Pseudomonas beijingensis genomic window:
- a CDS encoding AraC family transcriptional regulator, giving the protein MSVSTSIHIAPDDGVNLRRAELASLMMRFAPEFGVHPTAIEALHLIRSDQPTEALHTVHKPGLCVIIEGRKEVRLGDECYVYDPLNYLVVSVTLPLAGQVIEASPERPYLCIRLDIDPAQICHLIADASPIGVPAERSGRGLFLDRIDAPLLDAVLRLLRLLDRPDDIATLAPLAQQEIFYRLLRGAQGQRLHEIAIPDTQTHRISRAIEWLNTHYAEPLSIDRLAQMINLSPSALHHRFKAVTAMSPLQYQKQLRLQEARRLLLAENCDVSSIGYKMGYESPSQFSREYSRLFGASPSKDIARLRAQGVAS; this is encoded by the coding sequence ATGTCGGTATCCACGTCCATCCACATTGCGCCAGACGACGGCGTTAATCTTCGTCGCGCCGAACTGGCGAGCCTGATGATGCGCTTCGCACCGGAATTTGGCGTCCACCCCACGGCCATCGAAGCCTTGCACCTGATCCGTAGCGATCAGCCAACCGAAGCACTGCACACCGTGCACAAGCCTGGTTTATGCGTGATCATCGAGGGGCGCAAGGAAGTGCGCCTGGGGGACGAATGCTACGTGTATGACCCGCTCAATTACCTCGTCGTCTCGGTGACCCTGCCATTGGCCGGCCAGGTGATTGAAGCCAGTCCCGAGCGTCCCTACCTGTGCATTCGTCTCGACATCGATCCGGCACAGATCTGCCACCTGATTGCCGACGCCAGCCCTATCGGCGTGCCGGCTGAAAGAAGCGGACGCGGGTTGTTCCTGGATCGCATCGATGCGCCATTACTCGACGCGGTGTTGCGCTTGCTGCGGCTGTTGGACAGGCCGGATGATATCGCCACCCTCGCGCCGTTGGCCCAACAGGAGATTTTCTACCGGCTGCTGCGTGGCGCCCAAGGCCAGCGCTTGCACGAAATCGCCATTCCCGACACCCAGACCCATCGCATCAGCCGCGCCATCGAGTGGCTCAATACCCATTACGCCGAGCCACTGAGCATCGACCGCCTGGCACAAATGATCAATCTCAGCCCTTCGGCCCTGCATCACCGCTTCAAAGCTGTGACCGCCATGAGCCCGCTGCAATACCAGAAACAGCTGCGCCTGCAGGAAGCCCGACGGTTGTTGTTGGCGGAGAACTGCGACGTTTCGTCAATTGGCTACAAGATGGGGTATGAAAGCCCGTCGCAGTTCAGCCGCGAATACAGCCGCCTATTTGGCGCCTCGCCGAGCAAGGACATCGCTCGCTTGCGTGCCCAGGGCGTTGCAAGCTAG